ATGTAGTGATATGTAGTGCGCCATACTACAGCGTCATCCGATGGAGCGTTTGTCCCGTTCGTCAGGGCATTGCGGACGATTGCCGGCGTAGGGAATGGCGCAACAAATGAAGTTTTACCCGTAGCCCCGGAACCTGCAGAATCGCTGCCTCTTTCAACAATTGCCAGAGCCACGCCAATGACCCCATCCCTGCTGTTAGCGGTCCTTGCTTCCGGGTTTATCTACGGTATTACGCCCGGCCCTGGCGTGTTGGCCGTGTTCGGCATCGGCGCCGCCCGTGGCCGTCGAGCCGGTGCCGGTTTCCTGGGTGGGCATTTGCTCGGCGACGTGGTGTGGTGCAGCACCGCTCTGGTGGCGATTGTGGGGGCGCGGGAAGTCGGCAGCAGTGCGTTTGATGTACTCGGCGTGCTCAGCGGGCTTTATCTGTTCTGGCTCGGCTGGCGCGCCATCCGCACTCAGCGCCGTAGCGGCGACGCCCCTCAGGGCGCAGCGCGGCATCCGTTCTGGCACGGCATTCTGTTCGGCCTGACCAACCCCAAGGCGTACCCGGTGGCGGTGGCGACCTTCACGGCATTGCTCTCCAGTCGTGCCGAGTTGCTGACGTGGTCGATGCTGCCGTCGCTGATTTTTCTGAGTTTTATCGGCGGCCTGCTGGCCTACGCGATCCTGATTGGCGTAGTCGGTGCCCGAGGTGTGCGTATGGTGTATCAGCGTCACGAAATCCTCATCACGAAGCTGTGCGGCGTGATGTTTATCGGGTTCGCCATCAACGCTCTAGCGCACGCATTGCCGGGCCTGTTTGCAAGCAGATCCGCCTGAATCGGAAACGACCGTTCGTCGCACTGGAAAGTTTTTTCTAAACCTTTGCCGCGTGCAAAATTCGAATCCAGGGCGAGGTGCAGTTCCCTCGCCCCTATTTTTGCACTGGAGGAACCCATCATGAGCCGCATGGCTATCCGGTTACGCACCGCCAGTTTCGCGATGCTGCTGGGCCTCGGCGCCAGCAATGCTTTCGCCCAGTCGCCTGCCGAATTCATCGAGCAGGCCTCGGCCAAAGGCATGGCCGATATCGAAACCAGTCGCATGGCCCACGCCAGAACCTCGTCCCAGGAAATCAAGGATTACACCATCGAGGTGATCAACGAGCGCACCCTGGCCAACCAGCATCTGGCGGCCATCGCCAAAAAACTCGACTTGCCGGTGGCGCCGCGCGAGAAGATCGTCGACAAAGCCGAAACCCTGATGCCCGAACTCAAGGACGGCGACTCCTTCGACGCCGCCTATACCGCGCAGCAGGTCAAGGAAAACGAAGACGCCATCGCCCTGTTCAAGCAGGAAGGCGCGGCATCGAATGTGCCTGAGATAAAAGCGTTGGTGGACGAGACGCTGCCCAAGTTGCAAGAGCGTCTGCAAAAAGCCCGGGCCCTTGCATCGACCTACGGCAAGGGGCACCAGGGTGACGGTTGAAGCGGCCCCTTGAAATGAAAGCGGCGGTTGGATGCTCTCCAACCGCCGTTTTTTATGCCTGGTTCAAATCGGTTTTCGGCGGCGCCGCATCGTCGGCGGCGGGCCCGCAACTGCTGTTGAGGCTCAAGCTGCCGGCTTTGCCGATCTCGCGGTATTCCTGGCGAAGCTTTTCAAGCTCTTTACGGTCCAGGCCGTCCAGACTCAACACGGCGTTCTGCGCGTCCTTGGACACACGCAACAATTCGTCGATCTTGATGTGCAGGATGTCGTTGTCGCGGTTCTGTGTGTTCTGGATCAGAAACACCATCAGGAAGGTGATGATGGTGGTCGAGGTGTTGATGATCAATTGCCAGGTGTCGTTGTAATGAAAGTACGGCCCGCTCAGGCTCCACGCCAGGATCAACGCCACCGCCGCGTAGAAGGTTCGGGGGCTGCCGGCCCAGCGCGATAGGGTTTGGGAGACTGCAGAGAATTTCATGACCGTTTTCCTCGTAAAGGGTGATGAAAATTCTGACCGCAGGCATTCGCTGAAATTTCTTTTTACAACTTTGCAGTCGGACAATCGTATGCGTTTTTCCGTCCGGGCTTTAGGAACGGGCCTACGGCGCTGCGCAATTTCGAGCGCAAAACTGGGTTTTTTACCTGGATCTTGCTTATGCACGTCAACGCCGCTTATGACCTGACCGCCCGTTATTACCTGACTGAAGATCATTTTTTTGCGGCGACCTGCGCGAGGTATCGTCGGCATAGCGGCGGTATCAATACCTATTTCGCTGAGGACGACTCCACGCCGTGGAATATGTTGTTTATTCGGGTGGGCAGCGCTGCGCTGGGCGAAGCGACGCAGGTGATTCTGGAGTTGATTCGCCGTACCGTGACCCCTGTACGCATCGTGATTCCTGAAGTACAGGTCGATGGTTTACGCGACACGCTCACTGGGCTTGGCTTTGAGCCTGCTGAACAGAGCACCACAATGGTCCTCCCATTGCCGCGCTTTGCGTCATCAATAAGTGAGGACGCTGTGCAGATCAGCCTGACGCGTAACCTGAACGAATGGGCGATTGCGCTTGGCAGTGCGTTTTCGATATCGCCCGAGACGGTCGCCAATTATCAGGCCCGGCACCAGCGGGCGCTGGACGCCGATGAAGCCCTTTATCACTTCACCTTGTCCGTCGAGGGGCAGGTGAGCTGTTCGTTGACCTTGTCGTTATGCGAGGGTGAGGCCCGGCTCAGTGATGTCGGCGCGCTTGCCGGCTTTCGTGGAAGAGGCTACGCCACGCGCTTGATTCAGGCGGCCCTGCTTCATGCCTCGGACCTTGGGGCACGCAGGTGTTTTCTCGAGGGGTCGATGATGGCTGTCCCGCTGTATCGAAAGTTGGGTTTCCAACGGTTATTCGACTGCGCGTCTTTTGTTCGCGGGCCTGTTCCAAACCCATGATCAAAAGGCCAGTTTTGCCTGGCCTCGATCTTCCAGCGTCAACAGGTATTGCTTGGCCTCAAGCCCACCGGCAAACCCCGTCAGCGCCCCCGAAGCCCCGACGACGCGGTGACAGGGAGCAATGATTGAAATGGGGTTACGCCCATTTGCCGCCCCTACGGCGCGCACGGCGCTCGGGTTGCCGATCTGCCGCGCTATCTGGCTGTAGCTGCGGGTTTCACCAAATGGGATGGTCAGCAAAGCCTGCCAGACTTGCTTCTGGAAATCAGTGCCGTAGAAGTCCAGTTCCAACTCGAAACGGCTGCGCGTGCCAGCGAAGTACTCCGCGAGCTGGCGCTGTGTTTCCAGAAGTACCGGGCTGTCGTTGGCTTCGTGCAACTGGCCCAGGCGCACCCGATTTGCGCGTTCCGTTTCCCATAGCACCGCGCCGAGCTTGCCATTGCGTGCTACCAGGGTGAGCTGGCCGACGGGGGAGGGCATGAGTGTGTAGGCGTATGACATGGGCTTAGTCCTTGAGGCTGTACAGTGCAACTATCCCCTCGGTGAATCATAGGAGAAACCGGTTTCTTGCGGTCGAATTCGCCAGCGCTAAAAACGCCAGTGAATCCAATTGCCAGACCCATAGGCCACCGCGATATTGAAGATCAACCAGAGGATCGAGGGGACCGACATTGCCCCCCACGCGCCGAGATTGAGCAGGGCCAGCATGATAGCGCCGAAGGCTACCCTCCGGCTGGTGTGTCGCATTGAGTACCAGGCGCCGTAGACGGAGCCCGCGAGGGTCGCTATCACTGCCATGGGGCGCAGTCCGAACGGGATCGGGGTCAATGGCAGCAGCAAGGGGATGATCAGCACCAGCCCCACGACTTTTCTCACCGCTTGCCTTGAATTTTCCTGCTCAGGGGAAGACATCCTGTAGGTCCTGCTGCTAACTGAGGTTGCTGCATTCTCTTGGTCTGGACGGCACTTCCCTGTAGGCCGCTGCTTAAATCAACATCGCTGATAGTCGGAAACGGGTCCGACAATAAATGTAGCCTAGAGCGCCGCGTTCAGCGAAAACGGGATGCGCAACCCTCCAATCGGCCCTTCGCGCACCCCGCACATCTCATCATGCACGCTGTGTTGCACCAGCACGCAGGGAAACGCGGGCAAGCCCTGCAACAGGTCGCGCAAGTGGGTGGTGGAGCGGATGCGCAGCGGCTGCCCGTCATCGCCCTGTAGCGTTTTTTCATCGCGATCCAGCCGGACCCGTGCCAGATACAAGCCACCTTCCAGCGACAGTAATTGCAGCTCGCGGATCTCGCCATTCGCCGCCAGCTCGGTCAGCATTTGCACATTCATGAATTGGACCTCATTGGACGCCGACTTGGGCGTGCTCGAACGGTTGGTCAATGTGTTTTGGTACCCAGTGCACAATACTTGTACAGAATTTTATATTTGTACAGTTTTATGGGGCGGCGCGAACACAGGCGTTATCTGGCCTTGAACGCCAGGCATAAAAAAACCGGTCACGAGGACCGGTTTTTTATGCACTCCGTGTCAGCCATGGCATGACAGGAAAGCTGATTGATTGGAGCGGGTAGAGGGAATCGAACCCTCAACTAAAGCTTGGGAAGCTTTCGTTTTGCCACTAAACTATACCCGCTCAAAGCGGCTGACTTTGTACCAGATGTTCGCCCGGATTTGAAGTTTTTCTTTGAAAAAATCACAGGTTGCATTCGCACCGTCCGTCGCTCAGTGGCACCACTGCAGGAGTGCGCTCCCGCAGCAGGTCTCACTTCAGAGCGCAAAGGCCTGGTGCGCCTGACCCGGCTGATAGCGTAACCGACTCGCCGGCCGCTGCCCTTTCAAGAAGCCCACCACCGCCTCCCGGCTGTCCCGGCATGCCGCTTTATGCTCCATATCCAGGAAATGCCCCGTCGCCTGAACCGTGCTGAAACTGCTGTTCGTCACATGCTGGCCAAACAGCCTGGCATCGCCTGCGCTGGTGTACTCGTCCCATTCGCCGTTCAGAAACAGCACCGGAATATCTATCTGCCGGGCGGCCTTGAGGTAACACAACCGGTCGCTGTTGAGCACTTGGCTGATGTGGAAGTGCATTTGCCCGTACTCATGCTCGGCCAGGCTGCTCACGTGCTTATAGTTAAAGCGCTTGAACAGCGACGGCAGGTGCTTGCCGAGGGTGCTGTTGACCAGATGGCCGACGCGGTCGCGGTCCAGATTGCCAAGGTAGTCGACGCCGCGCTCCAGATAATCACGCATCGGTGCATTGATTACCGGGGAGAACGAGCTGATCACGGCCTTTTCAACGCGCTGCGGGCGCTGGGCGAGGGCGAACAGCGTGGCGGCGCCGCCCCAGGAGAAGGAGAGCACGTGTTCGGCGGCAAAGCGGTTGATGAGCTCCAGCAGGAGCTGACCCTCGACTTCCTTGGTCAGCATCCGCTCGTGACGGTTGTGGATTTTGGAACGCCCGGCATAGGGCTGGTCGTACAGCACCACATTGAATTGCGGGTACAGGCTTTTCACTGTCTGGGAAAAGGAGGCGGTGGTGGCCATTGAGCCGTTGATCAGGATGATGGTCTTTTCAGCGGCATCCGCGCGATGGAACTCCGTGTAAACCCGATATTGACCCTGTATATCCAACACAGCGATTTCTGGCCTCATGTCGTAAGACTCCTGGCAAGCGGGTAGGGCGCGCACACGACTTTGCACGAGCTTTATGACAGGTAGGCATACGCCTGGAAGATGAGCGCCCAGGGCGGTCCGATTGCGGCGGCCCGCAGCGGTTGTCAGGGCTGAGCGGCCGTCAGACGAGGCGGATTTCCTCGTCAGTCAGCGCCCGATACTCCCCCGGTGCGAGTGCCGCATCCAGGTGCAGCGGGCCCATGCGCTCGCGGTGCAGGGCAATCACCTTGTTATCAAAATGCCCGAACATGCGTTTGACCTGGTGATAGCGGCCTTCGATGATGCTCAAGCGCGCCGTCCTCGGTCCCAGTAATTCCAGCTCGGCGGGTTGGGTGATGAGGTCTTCGAAGGCGAAGTACAGGCCCGCCTTGAAGGTCGCCGCGTAGTCTGGGCCGATGTCCTGCTCGGTTTCCACCCGGTACACCTTGGGCAATTTGGTCGCCGGTTGCGTCAGGCGTCGCGACCACTGGCCGTCATTGGTGATCAACATCAGCCCGGTGGTGTTGTAGTCCAGGCGCCCGGCGATATGCAGTGCGTCCTTGTGCGGTTCATCGAGCAGGTCGAGCACCGTGCGGTGTTGCGGATCGCAGGTGGCACTGACGTACCCTTGCGGCTTGTGCAGCATGAAATAGCGCGCAGGTTTGCCAGCCTGCAGTGTCTCACCATCAACGTGCACGCAACTGAACGCCAGCACCTCATGAAGAGGGTCGCTTACCGTCGCGCCATCTACCTTCACCCGGCGTTCGGCCAACAGCAGCCGCACTTGCTTACGATTAAAGCGCGGCAGGTTACTGAGGAAGCGATCAAGACGCATCGTGACGAGGCAATTGTTGATCCACCTCGGCGCAACGAGGGCACAGACAAGCCTTGTTGCGCTGTTCGTCGGGCAGCGCCTGGAGCACTGCCGGGTCGATGGTGACGCTGAAGCACCAGCAGGCCTGGTCGGCGGTGCGCGGGTCGGCCAGGCTGCAGTCGTTACGGGCACCGCAGGCGGGACAAAGGGTTGGGGTGGTCATGGGCGGGTCGGGCTGTATCGGACAAGGTGTGCCTGGGCTTGCACGATACAGCGCCGATGGGCGCCAGGCTACTTACAGCTTGAATTTGCCGACCAGCACACTGAAGGAGGTGGCCAGGCGCGACAGGTCCTGGCTGGACGCGTTGGTCTGATGCGCGCCGGCGGCGGTCTGGGTCGACAGATCCTGAATGTTGAGCAGGTTGCGATCAACTTCACGCGCCACTTGGGCCTGTTCCTCCGAGGCGGACGCGATCACCAGGTTGCGTTCGTTGATCTTCGCCACACTGGCGGTGATACGTTGCAACGCTTCACCGGCATTCTGCGCCAGCACCTGGGTGTTGTTGGCCCACGTCAGGCTTTTGTTCATCGCCGCCACCGCGTCGTCGGCACCGATTTGCACTTCACCGATCATTTTTTCAATGTCCACCGTGGACACCTGGGTGCGATGGGCCAGCGCCCGCACCTCATCCGCCACCACCGCAAAACCACGGCCTTGCTCGCCCGCACGGGCCGCCTCGATCGCTGCGTTCAGGGCCAGCAGGTTGGTCTGGTCGGCAATCCCACGAATCACATCGATCACCTTGCCGATCTCGCGGACCTGACTGGCGAGCCCCTCCACCGATTGCGTCGAATCGTTGATCTCCACCACCATCGAATTCATGCCGGAGACGGCCTGTGCCACCTGCTCGCGGCCTTCCTCGGCTTCGGCGGTCGCCTGGCTCGATGCCTGGGAAGTCGATACGGCGTTGCCGGCCACCTCATCAACGGCTGCGGTCATCTGGTTCACGGCGGTGGCAGCTTGTTGAATTTCGTCATTCTGGCGGGTCAGGCCTCGGGTGCTTTCCTCGGTGACCGCACTCAGTTCTTCGGCGGCCGAGGCCAGTTGGTCGGAGGCGTTGGCGATTTCCAGCAGGGTGTGTTTCAAGCCGCCCTGCATGTCCGACAGTGCCACCAGCAGTTGTCCGGCTTCGTCGGTGCGCTCGGTGGTGATGGCGTGGGTCAGGTCGCCGTCGGCGATGCGTTGCGCGCTCACCACGGCTTGCGCGATGGGGCGGGTGATCAGGCGCGTGATCAGCACGCCGACGATGATGGCGATGATAAACGCCAGGACGATACCACTGATCATCCAGGTGAGCGCACTGTTGCGCAGCGCCTCGGCGGCGATGGTGCCTTCCTTGATCTGGCGGTTGTTGGACTCGACCATCACGCGGATCAGCTCTCGGCCTTGGCGGAACAGTTCATTGTTGGTGGTATTGAGCTCGGTGCGTGCCTGCTCGATCTGGCCCTTGTCGAGCAGGCTCAGGATGCGTTCCGAGCTACTGAGGTACGTCGGCCAGACTTGGTCGAAGGTGTCACCCGCCGCTCGCTCGTCATCTTCCAGAGGCGTTGCGCGGTAGGTGGCGTACGCCGCCTGGCTGCGTTTGAGTTCGTTGGCGATATCCTGACGCACGCGGTCGCGGTCTTGCTGGGCCACGTCACCGTTACCGGCGTCGAGTAAACGGTACAGGCCCCGATTGTGCGCTACCAGCCCGTTGAGGGTGGCGGCTGTGTTGCTGACCGAGACCAGGTTGTTGGAAAACGTTGATTCCAAAGCCGCAGCGAGCCGCACGACCCCTTTGATGCCCAGCAGGCCGACCCCCAGGGTGATCACGGCACAGAGTAAAAATGAAAGCAGCAGCTTGGTAGCGATTTTCATGGCTTGAATCCGGCGTTAGGTAGCGGGAGAACGCACTCCAGAGCCTCAGCGGCGCTGTGCGATGTCACAATGACATCATCGTAAGCGACAAAGTTTCGGTTCTCAAACAAATACTGAATCGATACAGCTCGCTTCTCCTGGCCCGCTGTGATGTATCAAGTTGTTACTGAAACGCACCAGATTCGGCTTTTGATGTCTTATCTTGTGTCATTTGGCTAAACCCGAATGACGCTCTCCAGCGTCGCTGGAGGAGCTCTTCCGCGGTCCAGGAGGCCGCCATGTATCGACGACTGCTGCTCACTGCATTACTCGGCCTGACCCTGTCAGCTTGTGTGCCCTATTACGATGGAGGTACCACTTACTATCGCTCCGAGGTCTATACCGCACCGGCTCCCGCCTATTATTACGGCGGTCCTCGTTACTACGGGCGCAGTTATTACACGCCGGCGCCTCGCTACTATTCGGCGCCCCGTTATTACTCGGCGCCGCGTTATTACCAACCCGCTCCACGTTACTACCCAAGGTCTGCCTACCGGCCTTATCCAAACCAGGGATGGGGAGACAATCGGTGGGGCAACGGCGGGCATGGGCGGGGTGGCGATCATGGCGGTGGGCGCGGAGGTCACCGCTGACAAACAGGTTCTGGACGAAGCGGCGCATCATGCGCCGCTTTTTTTGCCTGCCGTTTGTCGGTACTGTCAGAATTAACAGCTATCCTTGAGGCTAAAGATGTATTTCACTTCGGCAAACGCGGTGTGCTTGTCGAAGGGAGCCTTCTATGTTCAAACAACTGATCTGCGTGCTTTTGTTGACCGGCTGCGTCATTGATCAAGCGTGGTCGAGGCAGTCTTGTCCGGATAAATCGATGATCCGAAACGTCAAAGGCTACTTTCAATACCGGCAGGATGGCGTGCTCTGGCAAGGTCCCAAGGTTGAGCCAAACGAATTTATAAATCGTTTTCTTGGCGCTGTATTCGCACCTGAAAGGGATGGCGACCAGAAAATTGGCTATGTTGAAAAGTGCGTTTATAAAAACTACCGTGAACAGCAGGTTGTCTTGCGGCCACGCATTTCGGGCAGTGCAAATAACATGTCACTGACCGACAGCCTGCGCTGGGCTCAAGACAAAGCTTCATTCGAACAACCGGTATATGTATGCGAAGACAATCAACCTCATAATTGCGCGTTCGAGATAAATGACCCGCGACGATAGGCTGTCAATAGTCGGATAAATCTGCCAGAGGATTCCTACCTTCCCATGCCTTATTGAAGTGCGCCTGCACCACCGCCTCGGGAATCGTATTGATGTCCCGCCAGTGCCAGCGCGGCGCCTGATCCTTATCGATCAGCCTCGCCCGTACCCCTTCGGCAAATTCCGGATGACGGCAACAATTGAGGCTCAGCGTGTATTCCATCTGGAACACTTGGGCCAATGACAAATGGCGAGCGCGCCGGATCTGCTCCCACACCAGACGCGCCGTCAACGGGCAGCCTTCATTGAGGGTCTTGCCGGCGCGGGCCACGAGTGGGTCGGCGTGATCCTTGAGCAGGCTCAACGCGCGCCAGGCACTTGCCGCATTACCCACATCCAGCCACTGGTCGATTTGCCCCCGGCGCGGCAACCACTGTGCCTCGGGTAGCTGGTCGATGCCCTCCTGGGCAAGGGCCTTGAGCAAACTGTTGAGCTGCAGCGCGGTCTGCTCTTGCCAGTTCAATTGCAGCAGACCATCGAGTAATGCATCTTGCTGGTCATCGCGCAGGAAACGGTCGGCCAGGCCCAGGTCGAGGGCATCACGGCCATTGATATGGGCACCGGTCAGGCCCAGGAACAAGCCGAGCTTGCCGGGCAGGCGCGACAGGAACCAGCTGGCACCTACGTCCGGGTACAAGCCGATACTGATTTCCGGCATGGCCAAGCGACTGCTCGGCGTTACAATCCGCACCGACGCGCTCTGCAACAGGCCCATACCGCCGCCCAGCACATAGCCGTGGCCCCAGCAGATCAGCGGTTTCGGGTAGGTATGCAGGCGATAATCCAGGCGATATTCGGCGGCAAAAAATTGCGCGGCCAAGTCGGGCACAACGCCAGGTTGTTCACGGCAGGCCATCGCCAGGCTGCGCACCTCGCCTCCTGCGCAAAAGGCCTTGGAGCCGTTGCCGCGCAGCAATACGCAGACGATATTCGGGTCCTTGGCCCAGGCATCCAGACGTTCGCTCAAGGCCAGGATCATCGGCAAGGAGAGCGCGTTAAGGGATTGTTGCGCATCCAGGCTGGCGATGCCGATGCGCGCGCCATGGGTGCCAGTGAGTTCTTCGAAGTGCAGGTTCATCGTGACCTCAATCCAGAAGGTGGAGGATCAGTATGATCGCTCCGTGGGAAACTGCCGTTGGTGTGTCAGATCAATTGACAAGCGGGGTCGGCTTTCCTAGGGTTCGCCCCATTGTTTTTAATCGATGACCTCATCATGACCGACGGCGACCGCATCAAACTCGAACCCACCTGGAAACACGCTCTGCGCGAGGAGTTCGACAAGCCCTATATGGGCGAACTGCGCGAGTTTCTGCGTCAGGAACACGCCACTGGCAAAGAGATCTATCCGCCGGGCCCGCTGATCTTCAATGCACTCAATTCCACGCCGCTGGACAAGGTCAAGGTGGTGATTCTCGGGCAGGACCCCTATCACGGCCCCGGCCAGGCCCACGGTTTGTGCTTTTCGGTGCAACCGGGCGTGCCGGCGCCGCCCTCGCTGGTCAATATCTATAAAGAACTCAAGCGTGACCTGAACATCGATATCCCCAACCACGGCTACCTGCAAAGCTGGGCCGACCAGGGCGTGCTGATGCTCAACACCACCCTGACCGTGGAACGCGCCAACGCCAACGCCCATGCCGGCAAGGGCTGGCAGTTTTTTACCGATCGGGTTATCGAGGTGGTCAGCGAGCATCAACCGCATCTGGTGTTCCTGTTGTGGGGCGCCCATGCCCAGAGCAAGCAGAAGCTGATCGATGCCACCAAGCACCTGGTGCTGACCTCGGTGCACCCGTCGCCGTTGTCGGCGTATCGCGGGTTCCTCGGGTGCGGGCATTTCAGTCGTACCAACAAATTCCTTGAGCAGAACGGTGAGACGCCGATCAATTGGATGTTGCCGCCCGTTTGATATGATCGGGCGGTGACGCATCGCCCTTTGCTTGACCCTCTCCCTGGTGGGTACGTCCATCGGTCACGCCGGGCACCTGTTATATCTGACAGTATCCGCCGCACTTTTTTGCGCATTCAATAAGTAGCCAGACCTGAGCGTGCCGACCGTCTCGGTCGATTGCCAATTGAATGTTCAAGGAGGTGGAGATATGTCTGATTCGAACTCGCCCGCACGACGCAGGCGCGCTCTGCGGCCGCGAACTCCAGGCGCAGATGACCCGACGATACTGGAACTGGACGCTCCGAACCCTTCCCGGGCATTGCCTTTGGAGTGGGACGAGGCGGCCAGGACTTTGCCGCTCAGCCTCCATGAGCAGGACCTGGAGGTAACGATTGCACAGGTCTGGCCATTCAATCTCCATGAGGAGGACATGGAAACGACGGTGGAATATCGTTGGAATGATGTGACAGAGCACACCTTCTGTATTCAGGGCCCATACGACCCTGACGTTATATTCCCATTGGTGCAGTATTTACCCAGGTCGATTCTGTCGAGCGGCGGTATCAGCCGACTGACATTCAGGGTGAGCGCGCCTTTAATCGGCACGACCGACTCATTTCCGACCCTGGTCAATGTCGATAAAACGCCGCCAAATGGCGGCAATCCTGGCCCGCAGTTGCAGATTGATGAAGAGGCTCGCGATGAGCTTACCGATGATTATCTGGTCAGGCATGGCGGCTTGCCTGTCGAGCTGGCGCGTTGGTTCGATATGCGCATTGGGGATATGTGCCACTTTTTCTACGCAGATCTGCCAAATTTGGGCTTCGCAGGCACGCTTTTTATTACCAGAGAACACGTCCTCGGCGCGCCCATCCTATACGTCATTCCTGAGGCGCACGTGCGCGCCAGTGGCCGGGGTGAAAGGTTCGCTTCCTGCCGGCTTGAAGACCGGGCCGGGAACGTCGGGCAGTTTTCCAACGAGATCACGCTCAACGCCTCCCCGGTTGTGTTGCCGGATTTGCCACGCCCCTTTATTGAGTCGGCTGAACTGGATGGGTTAGTCACTCTGGACGACGTCAGGCAGTGGTTGGCGGTCACGATCACGCGTATAGGCGAGGCCGAGGCGGGCGACGAGATTCATCCCTTCTGGAACACCCATGCCCTTGAAATCAAGCCGATTGGCGAAGTGCAGAC
This genomic stretch from Pseudomonas orientalis harbors:
- a CDS encoding GNAT family N-acetyltransferase — protein: MHVNAAYDLTARYYLTEDHFFAATCARYRRHSGGINTYFAEDDSTPWNMLFIRVGSAALGEATQVILELIRRTVTPVRIVIPEVQVDGLRDTLTGLGFEPAEQSTTMVLPLPRFASSISEDAVQISLTRNLNEWAIALGSAFSISPETVANYQARHQRALDADEALYHFTLSVEGQVSCSLTLSLCEGEARLSDVGALAGFRGRGYATRLIQAALLHASDLGARRCFLEGSMMAVPLYRKLGFQRLFDCASFVRGPVPNP
- a CDS encoding DUF3757 domain-containing protein — protein: MFKQLICVLLLTGCVIDQAWSRQSCPDKSMIRNVKGYFQYRQDGVLWQGPKVEPNEFINRFLGAVFAPERDGDQKIGYVEKCVYKNYREQQVVLRPRISGSANNMSLTDSLRWAQDKASFEQPVYVCEDNQPHNCAFEINDPRR
- a CDS encoding low affinity iron permease family protein; the encoded protein is MKFSAVSQTLSRWAGSPRTFYAAVALILAWSLSGPYFHYNDTWQLIINTSTTIITFLMVFLIQNTQNRDNDILHIKIDELLRVSKDAQNAVLSLDGLDRKELEKLRQEYREIGKAGSLSLNSSCGPAADDAAPPKTDLNQA
- a CDS encoding cysteine-rich CWC family protein — translated: MTTPTLCPACGARNDCSLADPRTADQACWCFSVTIDPAVLQALPDEQRNKACLCPRCAEVDQQLPRHDAS
- a CDS encoding enoyl-CoA hydratase/isomerase family protein, whose translation is MNLHFEELTGTHGARIGIASLDAQQSLNALSLPMILALSERLDAWAKDPNIVCVLLRGNGSKAFCAGGEVRSLAMACREQPGVVPDLAAQFFAAEYRLDYRLHTYPKPLICWGHGYVLGGGMGLLQSASVRIVTPSSRLAMPEISIGLYPDVGASWFLSRLPGKLGLFLGLTGAHINGRDALDLGLADRFLRDDQQDALLDGLLQLNWQEQTALQLNSLLKALAQEGIDQLPEAQWLPRRGQIDQWLDVGNAASAWRALSLLKDHADPLVARAGKTLNEGCPLTARLVWEQIRRARHLSLAQVFQMEYTLSLNCCRHPEFAEGVRARLIDKDQAPRWHWRDINTIPEAVVQAHFNKAWEGRNPLADLSDY
- a CDS encoding methyl-accepting chemotaxis protein — translated: MKIATKLLLSFLLCAVITLGVGLLGIKGVVRLAAALESTFSNNLVSVSNTAATLNGLVAHNRGLYRLLDAGNGDVAQQDRDRVRQDIANELKRSQAAYATYRATPLEDDERAAGDTFDQVWPTYLSSSERILSLLDKGQIEQARTELNTTNNELFRQGRELIRVMVESNNRQIKEGTIAAEALRNSALTWMISGIVLAFIIAIIVGVLITRLITRPIAQAVVSAQRIADGDLTHAITTERTDEAGQLLVALSDMQGGLKHTLLEIANASDQLASAAEELSAVTEESTRGLTRQNDEIQQAATAVNQMTAAVDEVAGNAVSTSQASSQATAEAEEGREQVAQAVSGMNSMVVEINDSTQSVEGLASQVREIGKVIDVIRGIADQTNLLALNAAIEAARAGEQGRGFAVVADEVRALAHRTQVSTVDIEKMIGEVQIGADDAVAAMNKSLTWANNTQVLAQNAGEALQRITASVAKINERNLVIASASEEQAQVAREVDRNLLNIQDLSTQTAAGAHQTNASSQDLSRLATSFSVLVGKFKL
- a CDS encoding LysE family translocator, coding for MTPSLLLAVLASGFIYGITPGPGVLAVFGIGAARGRRAGAGFLGGHLLGDVVWCSTALVAIVGAREVGSSAFDVLGVLSGLYLFWLGWRAIRTQRRSGDAPQGAARHPFWHGILFGLTNPKAYPVAVATFTALLSSRAELLTWSMLPSLIFLSFIGGLLAYAILIGVVGARGVRMVYQRHEILITKLCGVMFIGFAINALAHALPGLFASRSA
- a CDS encoding DUF4142 domain-containing protein, coding for MSRMAIRLRTASFAMLLGLGASNAFAQSPAEFIEQASAKGMADIETSRMAHARTSSQEIKDYTIEVINERTLANQHLAAIAKKLDLPVAPREKIVDKAETLMPELKDGDSFDAAYTAQQVKENEDAIALFKQEGAASNVPEIKALVDETLPKLQERLQKARALASTYGKGHQGDG
- a CDS encoding DUF6482 family protein, producing the protein MNVQMLTELAANGEIRELQLLSLEGGLYLARVRLDRDEKTLQGDDGQPLRIRSTTHLRDLLQGLPAFPCVLVQHSVHDEMCGVREGPIGGLRIPFSLNAAL
- a CDS encoding pseudouridine synthase — protein: MRLDRFLSNLPRFNRKQVRLLLAERRVKVDGATVSDPLHEVLAFSCVHVDGETLQAGKPARYFMLHKPQGYVSATCDPQHRTVLDLLDEPHKDALHIAGRLDYNTTGLMLITNDGQWSRRLTQPATKLPKVYRVETEQDIGPDYAATFKAGLYFAFEDLITQPAELELLGPRTARLSIIEGRYHQVKRMFGHFDNKVIALHRERMGPLHLDAALAPGEYRALTDEEIRLV
- a CDS encoding alpha/beta fold hydrolase, with product MRPEIAVLDIQGQYRVYTEFHRADAAEKTIILINGSMATTASFSQTVKSLYPQFNVVLYDQPYAGRSKIHNRHERMLTKEVEGQLLLELINRFAAEHVLSFSWGGAATLFALAQRPQRVEKAVISSFSPVINAPMRDYLERGVDYLGNLDRDRVGHLVNSTLGKHLPSLFKRFNYKHVSSLAEHEYGQMHFHISQVLNSDRLCYLKAARQIDIPVLFLNGEWDEYTSAGDARLFGQHVTNSSFSTVQATGHFLDMEHKAACRDSREAVVGFLKGQRPASRLRYQPGQAHQAFAL
- a CDS encoding methylated-DNA--[protein]-cysteine S-methyltransferase produces the protein MSYAYTLMPSPVGQLTLVARNGKLGAVLWETERANRVRLGQLHEANDSPVLLETQRQLAEYFAGTRSRFELELDFYGTDFQKQVWQALLTIPFGETRSYSQIARQIGNPSAVRAVGAANGRNPISIIAPCHRVVGASGALTGFAGGLEAKQYLLTLEDRGQAKLAF